One window from the genome of Manis pentadactyla isolate mManPen7 chromosome 15, mManPen7.hap1, whole genome shotgun sequence encodes:
- the LOC118933978 gene encoding cytochrome c oxidase subunit 7A1, mitochondrial — protein sequence MRALRVSQALIRSFSSTARNRFENRVAEKQKLFQADNDLPVHLKGGGTDNILYRLTMTLCLGGTVYSLYCLGWASFPHKK from the exons ATGAGGGCCCTGCGG GTCTCCCAGGCATTGATTCGTTCCTTCAGCTCAACCGCCCGGAACCGCTTTGAGAACCGTGTGGCTGAGAAACAAAAACTCTTccag GCGGACAATGACCTCCCAGTGCACTTGAAAGGCGGGGGAACCGACAACATCCTGTACCGACTGACTATGACGCTGTGTCTCGGGG GTACTGTCTACAGTCTGTACTGCCTTGGCTGGGCCTCCTTCCCCCACAAGAAGTGA
- the LOC130680956 gene encoding centrosomal protein of 63 kDa-like yields the protein MEVLRDPRECKQLSQELMEKYKELKKMEIRDNEYRAEINKLKKQILQAEQNYSSGLERMKMEISQLTWKLHQRDTTITSAKSSSPDMEKRLKAEIQKAEEKAIEHKEVLDQMESLKLENRHLSEMVVKLELGLHECPLPVSPLCSIAARFLEEEELRSHHILEGLDAHIKELIRKSEKTVKTVHYLEVAT from the coding sequence ATGGAAGTATTAAGAGACCCCCGAGAATGTAAACAGCTGAGCCAAGAACTaatggaaaaatacaaagaattgaagaaaatggaaatacgTGACAATGAGTACAGGGCAGAGATTAACAAGCTGAAAAAACAGATTTTACAGGCTGAGCAAAATTACAGTTCTGGACTAGAAAGAATGAAGATGGAAATCTCCCAGCTAACTTGGAAGTTACATCAGCGAGATACCACGATTACTTCTGCCAAAAGTTCTTCCCCTGACATGGAAAAGAGACTCAAAGCAGAGAtacaaaaggcagaagaaaaagcAATAGAGCATAAGGAGGTTTTGGATCAGATGGAGTCACTCAAGTTAGAAAATCGTCATCTTTCTGAAATGGTGGTGAAATTGGAATTAGGTTTACATGAGTGTCCCTTGCCTGTATCTCCCCTTTGTTCAATtgctgcaagatttttggaagaggaGGAACTGAGGTCTCATCATATTCTAGAGGGCCTGGATGCCCATATTAAAGAACTAATAAGAAAGAGTGAAAAGACAGTAAAAACAGTTCACTATCTTGAAGTAGCCACTTAA